In a genomic window of Roseicitreum antarcticum:
- a CDS encoding IlvD/Edd family dehydratase → MSEKTTGMRKGLAGYGDAGFSLFLRKAFIKAMGYSDDALDRPIIGITNTFSGYNACHRNVPDMIEAIKRGVMLAGGLPIEFPVISMHEAFSHPTSMYLRNLMAMDVEEMVRAQPMDAVVLIGGCDKTVPALLMGAASAKVPAILTVTGPMITGSHKGERLGACTDCRRLWGQHRAGNIDEAEIEEISGKLAPGPGTCMVMGTASTMALVSEAMGMMLPGGAAIPAVHADRMRHAEATGARAVSLAADRILPEQIMTPASLRNAMRVLQAVGGSTNAVVHLAAIAGRLGFDLNLEELDALGAETPVLVDLKPSGQHYMEDLFRAGGLVTVLREIDTMIDRDCLTVTGRTLGQEIDAQPQSWPQDAVRTVADPIHSGGGIRLLRGNLAPQGAIIKQAAATPELLRHTGRAVVFSSLADMAERLDDPALDVRADDVLVLQNAGPKGAPGMPEAGYIPIPKKLAAAGVKDMVRISDARMSGTAFGAIVLHVSPEAAVGGPLGLVRDGDVIALDVEAGTLSLQVDDAELQARRAQWSAPDHVNVSRGYAKLYFDEVLQAEDGCDFNFLRANPRNLGQ, encoded by the coding sequence ATGAGCGAAAAAACCACAGGTATGCGCAAAGGGCTCGCCGGGTATGGCGACGCGGGCTTTTCCCTGTTTTTGCGCAAGGCTTTCATCAAGGCCATGGGCTATTCCGACGATGCGTTGGATCGTCCGATCATCGGCATTACCAACACGTTTTCCGGCTACAATGCCTGTCACCGTAACGTGCCTGACATGATCGAAGCGATCAAGCGCGGCGTGATGCTGGCTGGCGGCCTGCCGATCGAGTTTCCGGTCATCTCGATGCACGAGGCGTTTTCACATCCCACCAGCATGTACCTGCGCAATCTAATGGCCATGGATGTTGAAGAAATGGTCCGCGCACAGCCGATGGACGCCGTGGTGCTCATCGGCGGTTGCGACAAGACGGTGCCCGCGCTGTTGATGGGCGCCGCCAGCGCCAAAGTCCCCGCGATCCTTACCGTAACCGGCCCGATGATCACCGGCAGCCACAAAGGCGAACGACTCGGCGCTTGCACGGATTGTCGGCGGCTTTGGGGGCAGCATCGTGCAGGCAACATTGACGAGGCTGAAATCGAAGAAATCAGCGGCAAGCTGGCGCCAGGTCCCGGCACATGCATGGTGATGGGTACGGCCAGCACCATGGCGTTGGTTTCAGAAGCAATGGGCATGATGTTGCCCGGCGGCGCGGCGATTCCGGCCGTTCACGCCGACCGCATGCGCCACGCTGAGGCAACCGGCGCACGCGCGGTGTCGCTTGCGGCTGACAGAATCCTGCCCGAACAGATCATGACGCCCGCGTCTTTGCGCAACGCCATGCGGGTTTTGCAGGCTGTCGGCGGATCTACCAACGCGGTGGTGCACCTGGCGGCAATCGCAGGTCGGCTGGGGTTCGATCTGAACCTTGAAGAACTGGACGCGCTGGGGGCGGAGACCCCGGTTCTGGTTGATCTGAAGCCGTCAGGTCAGCATTACATGGAAGATTTGTTTCGGGCGGGTGGACTGGTCACGGTATTGCGCGAGATCGACACAATGATTGACCGAGACTGTCTGACGGTGACAGGCCGCACCTTGGGTCAAGAGATCGACGCACAGCCGCAATCCTGGCCACAGGACGCCGTGCGAACCGTTGCAGATCCTATCCATTCCGGCGGTGGCATCCGACTACTGCGCGGGAACCTTGCCCCGCAGGGGGCCATCATCAAGCAAGCGGCCGCCACGCCTGAACTGTTGCGTCACACGGGGCGGGCAGTCGTGTTTTCCTCCCTTGCTGACATGGCAGAGCGTCTGGACGACCCCGCGCTGGATGTGCGTGCCGATGATGTGCTGGTGCTTCAGAACGCAGGACCCAAGGGCGCACCCGGCATGCCGGAGGCTGGATATATCCCGATTCCCAAAAAGTTGGCCGCGGCGGGGGTCAAGGACATGGTCCGTATCTCGGATGCCAGAATGAGCGGCACCGCGTTCGGCGCAATCGTGCTACATGTTTCACCAGAAGCGGCAGTCGGCGGGCCACTGGGTCTGGTCCGGGACGGCGACGTGATAGCACTGGATGTCGAAGCTGGGACGCTTTCGTTACAGGTAGATGATGCGGAATTGCAGGCCCGTCGTGCGCAATGGTCGGCACCGGATCATGTCAATGTCAGCCGGGGCTATGCGAAGCTGTATTTCGACGAGGTTCTACAAGCGGAAGACGGCTGTGATTTCAACTTCCTGCGCGCAAATCCGCGCAACCTTGGGCAGTAA
- a CDS encoding LacI family DNA-binding transcriptional regulator — MKLEDVARLAEVSTATASRVINSPNAVTEKTRARVEKAIAELGWIPHGAAQALASLRTRTVGALIPTLGHQTIATMLESLQKSLGDAGYTLLLGRPDASRDRTIVQVSKMIQNGVECLVLMGEDHPPELFEMLEQRSIFHVIAYTTGAGERTNCIGIDNYDEMSKMVKYLLDLGHQSFGVIAANFDHNDRIRLRINAIRDTLAREGIAVRPQHFRVVPQWTIACGREGMRAILEQDARPTAVVCTNDYLASGALIEARARGLCVPDDISVSGFDDNELASHIDPPLTTVHVPAARMGKTIADYVISALDGGEAALPIRLDAQLIIRKSTAAPKV; from the coding sequence GTGAAATTGGAAGACGTTGCGCGCCTTGCCGAAGTATCCACGGCGACAGCATCACGCGTGATCAATTCGCCCAATGCCGTCACTGAAAAGACGCGCGCGCGCGTAGAAAAAGCCATTGCAGAGCTGGGCTGGATTCCGCACGGTGCGGCACAGGCGTTGGCCAGCCTGCGGACGCGGACCGTTGGTGCGCTGATCCCGACACTTGGACACCAGACGATCGCCACCATGCTGGAAAGCCTGCAAAAATCGCTGGGGGATGCCGGATATACCTTGTTGCTGGGCCGTCCAGATGCGTCGCGCGATCGCACGATCGTGCAAGTCTCCAAGATGATCCAGAACGGTGTGGAGTGCCTGGTTCTGATGGGCGAAGATCACCCCCCCGAATTGTTCGAGATGCTGGAGCAGCGGAGCATCTTCCATGTCATCGCTTATACCACGGGCGCGGGTGAGCGCACCAACTGTATCGGCATCGACAATTACGACGAGATGTCCAAGATGGTGAAGTACCTCTTGGATCTGGGCCATCAATCCTTCGGGGTCATCGCCGCCAATTTCGATCACAATGATCGTATCCGGCTGCGGATCAATGCGATCCGCGACACCTTGGCCCGCGAAGGCATAGCCGTGCGGCCACAGCATTTTCGTGTGGTGCCGCAATGGACCATTGCTTGCGGCCGTGAGGGAATGCGTGCGATCCTTGAACAGGACGCGCGCCCCACTGCCGTGGTCTGCACCAATGACTACCTTGCGTCCGGCGCACTGATAGAGGCACGCGCACGCGGACTCTGCGTCCCCGACGATATCAGTGTTTCAGGCTTTGACGACAACGAACTGGCATCTCATATCGACCCGCCCCTGACTACCGTCCACGTTCCGGCGGCAAGGATGGGCAAGACAATCGCGGATTATGTCATTTCTGCCCTCGACGGTGGCGAAGCGGCCTTGCCAATCCGGCTGGATGCGCAACTTATCATCCGCAAGTCCACCGCCGCGCCCAAGGTATAG
- a CDS encoding mandelate racemase/muconate lactonizing enzyme family protein → MRLTFRVPADAPNTQQAELLLQGLVQSAYIAILWRNSPAKWKRPMHLNASGSRSHKIAKVDVHLVSTPVTGGLADATRKVECVGFTVVRVTTDQGLEGLGLTYHEVGGEATRALILNNIAPKIIGRDPLETEVIWEDLFHYLRGVGRKGLTFGALSAVDLALWDLKGKIVDLPLYRLLGGNRTRVPIYASGGWTSYSDDELVAEMQDMVAQGYKHVKFKVGVDGAANPRRDAVRVRKVRDAVGPDIKLLLDANNCWDAATAVQFANTVRECDIMLFEEPVLADDIPGLARFKRGTDIPLATGEHEYTKYGARDLIIADAADIIQIDGTRAGGYTEMLKIAGMTQAWNLKFAPHAMEHMHLHLVSAVPNAPFLERLRLFEDVTDKVFKDAPLPVDGYMTVPDLPGHGLSLDMDFIRDADEAV, encoded by the coding sequence GTGCGTCTGACATTCCGCGTGCCAGCTGATGCCCCCAACACTCAACAAGCAGAATTGCTGCTCCAAGGTCTTGTGCAAAGCGCTTACATTGCTATTCTCTGGCGAAATTCTCCAGCAAAGTGGAAAAGACCAATGCATTTGAATGCCTCCGGCAGCCGCAGCCATAAAATCGCGAAAGTTGATGTGCACCTGGTATCGACCCCTGTCACAGGCGGGCTTGCCGATGCGACGCGCAAGGTGGAATGCGTGGGCTTCACCGTCGTGCGTGTGACGACCGATCAGGGTCTGGAAGGGCTCGGCTTGACATATCATGAGGTCGGCGGCGAAGCCACGCGTGCGCTGATCTTGAACAATATCGCCCCCAAGATCATCGGGCGTGATCCACTGGAAACCGAGGTAATTTGGGAAGACCTGTTCCACTACCTGCGCGGGGTGGGCCGCAAGGGGCTGACCTTTGGCGCACTCAGCGCGGTTGATCTGGCTCTGTGGGATCTGAAAGGCAAGATCGTCGATCTGCCGCTCTATCGCTTGCTTGGTGGAAACCGGACACGCGTGCCGATCTATGCCAGTGGCGGCTGGACGTCCTACAGCGACGATGAACTGGTCGCTGAAATGCAGGACATGGTTGCGCAAGGCTACAAGCACGTCAAATTCAAGGTCGGTGTAGACGGCGCAGCCAATCCTCGGCGGGATGCAGTGCGGGTCCGCAAAGTGCGCGATGCCGTGGGGCCGGACATCAAATTGCTACTCGACGCAAACAACTGCTGGGATGCCGCAACTGCCGTACAATTCGCGAATACGGTGCGCGAATGTGACATCATGCTTTTCGAAGAGCCCGTACTGGCTGATGACATTCCCGGCCTTGCCCGGTTCAAGCGCGGCACCGACATCCCATTGGCAACAGGCGAGCATGAATACACCAAATATGGCGCTCGCGACCTGATCATCGCTGATGCCGCTGACATCATTCAAATCGATGGCACACGAGCGGGTGGCTACACCGAAATGCTGAAAATTGCCGGGATGACGCAGGCATGGAACCTGAAATTTGCACCTCATGCGATGGAGCATATGCATCTGCATCTAGTCAGCGCCGTCCCGAATGCCCCGTTCCTGGAGCGACTCCGGCTGTTTGAGGATGTGACCGACAAAGTGTTCAAGGATGCGCCTTTGCCCGTAGACGGCTATATGACAGTACCTGATTTGCCGGGCCATGGCTTATCGCTGGACATGGATTTCATCCGCGACGCTGACGAAGCTGTCTGA
- a CDS encoding TRAP transporter substrate-binding protein, with product MRYSNIIVGAASVIALSTAATFAADVTMRVGTVYQTSHTISQGSAEFERLVEERSNGEIDVQVFYAEELGSEREMAEMTRAGGLEMVLSGLPGTGAFVPQIEVMEAFYTYDNLEELATVVGAIADDLNAFMEPQGFHLVGYMYQGPRNLLSTRPVREFDDMAGLRLRIPQTPLFVALAQSWNATPTAISLGEVYTSLESGVIDAVEGTSETIVSSRFYENANYLTVTRHNFYPQPMVVNKGWWDGLSEEHQAVINESAQDAAAYQLSLHKDAEAAAMQTMRDSGVEIIEVDTAPFSEPVLAAMDEYIKSKGEEVYAVYQKMLETAAEQ from the coding sequence ATGAGATATTCTAACATCATCGTTGGTGCAGCATCGGTTATTGCATTGTCGACGGCAGCCACTTTCGCTGCTGACGTCACGATGCGGGTGGGCACGGTATATCAGACCAGCCACACGATTTCGCAGGGCAGCGCAGAGTTTGAGCGGCTCGTTGAAGAACGGTCGAACGGCGAAATCGACGTTCAGGTGTTCTACGCCGAAGAGCTGGGCTCGGAACGCGAAATGGCAGAGATGACCCGCGCCGGCGGCCTTGAAATGGTGCTGAGCGGCCTGCCCGGAACAGGCGCATTCGTGCCGCAGATCGAGGTGATGGAAGCCTTCTACACCTACGACAACCTAGAAGAGCTGGCCACCGTGGTTGGCGCGATTGCAGACGACCTCAACGCCTTCATGGAGCCACAGGGCTTCCATCTGGTCGGCTACATGTACCAGGGGCCGCGCAACCTGCTGTCGACCCGTCCGGTACGGGAATTTGACGACATGGCGGGGCTGCGCCTGCGTATCCCGCAAACCCCCCTGTTCGTTGCGCTGGCACAAAGCTGGAACGCAACGCCCACGGCGATCAGCCTTGGCGAAGTGTATACCTCGCTTGAATCCGGTGTTATCGATGCGGTCGAAGGCACCTCGGAGACGATCGTTTCCAGCCGGTTCTACGAGAATGCGAACTATCTGACTGTGACGCGCCACAACTTCTACCCGCAGCCGATGGTTGTGAACAAGGGTTGGTGGGACGGGCTGAGCGAAGAGCATCAGGCCGTGATCAACGAGTCCGCGCAAGACGCTGCCGCCTACCAGCTTTCGCTGCACAAGGACGCCGAAGCTGCTGCAATGCAGACGATGCGTGACAGCGGTGTGGAAATCATCGAGGTTGACACAGCGCCCTTCAGCGAACCGGTTCTTGCTGCGATGGACGAGTACATCAAAAGCAAGGGCGAAGAGGTCTATGCGGTCTATCAGAAAATGCTCGAAACCGCAGCTGAGCAATAA
- a CDS encoding MmgE/PrpD family protein — protein MPETLNHGRALARHAATWQDREIPADVALKTRLHVIDTLSAIVSGATLEAGRAGQAYVAGLGGRGSASVLGTALRVPLIEAALANGMAAHADESDDSHETSQTHPGCGVLPAALSVAEEVGASGEAFLRAVNLGYEMTIRFGEAMAPAMSFARSSLSCHAWGPLFGAGFAAGNLMKFDEDQYLVLLNYLVQEASGLTTWRLDRAHTLKSYVFAGMPASNAVKVAALVRAGFTGAGDVLSPADRNFFDAMPADMQPAALYRGLGRDFRILETDIKKYSVGFPIAAPISALEDILARANPQPDAITAVRIRYAQDWYKVIGDENGMPDLNLRYCLAVTILDNGLSFAASHDESRMKAPDVKSLGQKITFLPPDADQDRFEARVEVDTPAGTLTARQGLHVLGRKDNPMSALQIEAKALELFEMALSPAQARVLVTRCHELPDAPNIHQLIAATIPDSAR, from the coding sequence ATGCCTGAGACGCTGAACCATGGCCGGGCACTCGCCCGGCACGCCGCCACTTGGCAAGACCGCGAGATCCCGGCGGATGTCGCGCTCAAGACGCGGCTTCATGTAATCGACACGCTGAGCGCCATTGTATCAGGCGCGACACTGGAAGCAGGTCGCGCGGGACAAGCATATGTTGCGGGGCTTGGTGGCAGGGGTTCGGCATCGGTATTGGGAACAGCGTTGCGGGTGCCGCTGATCGAGGCCGCCCTCGCCAATGGCATGGCAGCGCATGCCGATGAATCTGACGATTCGCACGAGACCAGCCAGACCCATCCCGGTTGCGGCGTTCTGCCCGCAGCACTAAGCGTCGCGGAAGAGGTCGGTGCCTCGGGCGAGGCATTCTTGCGCGCAGTCAACCTGGGATACGAGATGACCATTCGCTTTGGTGAAGCCATGGCGCCCGCCATGAGCTTTGCCCGGTCTTCGCTGTCTTGTCACGCCTGGGGGCCGTTATTTGGCGCGGGCTTTGCTGCCGGGAACTTGATGAAGTTTGACGAAGACCAGTATCTGGTGCTGCTGAACTATCTGGTGCAGGAGGCGTCCGGCCTGACGACATGGCGGCTGGACCGCGCGCACACGCTGAAAAGTTACGTGTTCGCAGGGATGCCCGCAAGCAATGCCGTCAAGGTGGCGGCACTGGTCCGGGCAGGTTTCACCGGCGCAGGCGATGTCCTGAGCCCTGCAGACCGGAATTTTTTCGACGCAATGCCCGCGGATATGCAACCCGCTGCCCTGTATCGGGGGTTGGGACGTGACTTTCGCATCCTAGAGACCGACATCAAGAAATACAGCGTAGGCTTTCCCATTGCTGCCCCGATTTCAGCGCTGGAAGACATTCTGGCGCGAGCCAACCCGCAGCCTGACGCGATCACAGCGGTGCGCATCCGCTATGCGCAGGATTGGTACAAGGTGATTGGCGATGAAAATGGCATGCCGGACCTGAACCTGCGCTACTGTTTGGCCGTCACGATCCTGGACAATGGCTTGTCATTCGCCGCGTCACATGACGAGTCCCGGATGAAAGCCCCGGACGTCAAGAGCCTCGGCCAGAAAATCACCTTCCTGCCGCCTGATGCGGATCAGGACCGTTTCGAAGCGCGTGTGGAGGTCGACACGCCAGCGGGGACCCTAACGGCACGGCAGGGATTGCATGTGCTGGGTCGCAAAGACAATCCAATGAGCGCCTTGCAAATCGAAGCTAAAGCCCTTGAGTTATTTGAGATGGCGCTGTCACCCGCCCAGGCCCGTGTTCTTGTCACGCGCTGTCATGAGCTGCCCGATGCCCCAAATATCCACCAGCTTATCGCCGCAACGATCCCAGACAGCGCCCGGTAA
- the larB gene encoding nickel pincer cofactor biosynthesis protein LarB — protein sequence MDHKLDFAREERTGVAEAILGSGKSAEQIASIVETVLSAEARMLITRLDPEKARALGRFGEQVRYDALSGTAEVGVPRIVSSVPAVAVVAAGTSDMSVAQQALRTLAFFGESATLFADIGVAGLWRLTERLEEIRQFPVVIAVAGMEGAIFSVLAGLVRAPVIAVPTSVGYGVSEGGHAALSSALASCAPGVLVVNIDNGFGAAAAALKILNVGRG from the coding sequence ATCGATCACAAGCTCGACTTTGCGCGTGAGGAAAGAACGGGCGTGGCCGAGGCGATTCTGGGGTCTGGAAAATCGGCAGAGCAGATCGCCAGTATCGTTGAAACCGTGCTGTCGGCAGAAGCGCGCATGCTGATTACGCGGCTCGACCCCGAGAAAGCCCGTGCCCTGGGCCGGTTTGGAGAACAGGTCCGCTATGATGCTCTGTCGGGTACGGCAGAAGTCGGCGTGCCGCGGATCGTGTCATCCGTGCCAGCCGTTGCCGTGGTCGCGGCGGGAACTTCCGACATGTCGGTTGCGCAGCAGGCATTGCGGACATTGGCCTTCTTTGGCGAATCTGCGACGCTCTTCGCCGATATCGGTGTCGCGGGGCTTTGGCGGTTGACCGAGCGGCTGGAAGAAATCCGGCAGTTTCCTGTGGTCATTGCGGTTGCCGGGATGGAAGGTGCCATTTTCAGTGTGCTGGCTGGGCTTGTGCGTGCGCCTGTGATCGCGGTACCAACTTCGGTCGGGTACGGTGTGTCTGAAGGAGGACATGCAGCGCTTTCATCGGCTTTGGCGTCTTGTGCACCCGGGGTCTTGGTGGTGAACATCGACAATGGCTTTGGTGCGGCAGCCGCCGCATTGAAGATCCTCAACGTGGGTCGCGGATAA
- a CDS encoding TRAP transporter large permease has product MIGILFSSFLILLVLGVPIAFAIGLGALVPIILQGNIPLSLVVSRMFGGIDSFPLMAIPFFVLTGTLAGACKLTDRIAALAAFMVGNLRAGLAHVNIVASMLFGGVTGSAVADAAATGSMMIPAMRSQGYPAAYSAAVTAASSVIGSIIPPSTMMIIYGFLTGVSTGRMFVGAIIPGIMVGLALMLVAHFQAIRLGIGYDANAKPRTLSGFWLILKDSGPAMVVPVIIIGGIVGGFFTPTEAGVVAVVTILVLGSIYYRSFTWARLRAAFMTAGYTTAMVMMILAASTVFANLLTRARFQSTLIDMLSTVSSVPEIQMLLVIALLLFLTLFIDATAVLIMFAAPLAAVFSTLGYDPVHSGIVVVVACLIGGVTPPVGTLLFIAAGIARISVGAASRAILPFVLALIAVTLIILFIPPLATWLPSIAFD; this is encoded by the coding sequence ATGATCGGCATACTCTTCAGCTCCTTCCTGATTCTGCTTGTCCTGGGCGTGCCGATTGCCTTCGCTATCGGTCTCGGCGCCTTGGTCCCGATAATCTTGCAGGGCAACATTCCACTAAGCCTTGTCGTCAGCCGCATGTTCGGCGGCATCGATTCTTTCCCGCTGATGGCCATTCCGTTCTTCGTACTAACGGGCACTTTGGCAGGGGCCTGCAAGCTGACCGACCGGATCGCTGCGCTTGCAGCCTTCATGGTCGGGAATCTGCGGGCGGGCCTGGCCCATGTGAACATTGTGGCCTCGATGCTTTTTGGTGGCGTCACAGGGTCGGCTGTGGCCGATGCTGCGGCGACCGGGTCGATGATGATCCCCGCGATGCGGTCCCAAGGTTACCCCGCAGCGTATTCCGCCGCAGTAACAGCCGCTTCGTCCGTGATTGGATCAATCATCCCGCCCAGCACGATGATGATCATATATGGGTTCCTCACCGGGGTTTCGACCGGGCGGATGTTCGTGGGTGCAATCATTCCCGGTATCATGGTCGGATTGGCGCTGATGCTGGTCGCACATTTTCAGGCCATTCGGCTGGGGATCGGCTATGACGCCAACGCGAAACCCCGCACATTGAGTGGCTTTTGGCTGATCTTGAAAGATTCTGGACCGGCAATGGTGGTGCCCGTCATCATCATCGGCGGGATCGTCGGCGGGTTCTTCACCCCAACCGAAGCGGGCGTGGTTGCCGTTGTCACCATTCTGGTGTTGGGCAGCATTTATTATCGCAGTTTTACCTGGGCACGTCTGCGCGCGGCATTCATGACCGCAGGGTACACCACGGCGATGGTGATGATGATCCTTGCTGCATCGACGGTATTCGCCAACCTTCTGACCCGTGCACGATTTCAGTCAACCCTGATCGACATGCTTTCGACGGTCAGCTCCGTGCCTGAAATCCAGATGCTGCTTGTCATCGCACTCTTGCTGTTCCTGACCTTGTTCATTGACGCAACTGCCGTGCTGATCATGTTCGCAGCACCTTTGGCGGCTGTCTTTTCAACGCTGGGCTATGATCCGGTGCATTCGGGTATCGTGGTTGTCGTGGCCTGCCTGATCGGTGGGGTGACCCCGCCCGTTGGCACCCTTTTGTTCATTGCCGCAGGAATTGCGAGGATATCCGTCGGTGCAGCATCCCGCGCCATTCTGCCATTCGTTTTGGCACTTATAGCGGTGACACTGATCATCCTGTTCATTCCACCGCTTGCGACGTGGCTGCCCTCAATTGCCTTCGACTGA
- a CDS encoding outer membrane protein — MNMIRVIAGVSAAGVFATSAVAQDYSKMADPVVEPTVAVAPVSAPTFDWNGAYAGVGLGYGSMSFDGPADSQSSATGALFGGYRYDTGNYVFGTELVVVPGFGDPTLPGGDEIDSGASLLFSAGMPVTQDRRTLAYLTAGPSMIRTSGAGGSDSAVGATVGLGVDHMITDSMMLRGGLSYTSIDDVGSTNLETGTTNASVGIGFKF, encoded by the coding sequence ATGAACATGATCCGTGTAATCGCAGGCGTATCGGCAGCAGGTGTTTTTGCGACATCCGCAGTCGCGCAAGACTATTCGAAAATGGCCGATCCGGTTGTCGAGCCGACGGTTGCCGTCGCACCAGTATCGGCACCGACCTTTGACTGGAACGGCGCTTACGCCGGTGTTGGTCTGGGCTATGGCAGCATGAGCTTTGACGGCCCCGCTGACAGCCAAAGCTCGGCTACGGGCGCGCTGTTCGGCGGCTACCGCTATGACACGGGCAACTATGTGTTCGGCACCGAGCTGGTTGTGGTCCCCGGCTTTGGCGATCCTACCCTGCCGGGCGGTGATGAGATCGATTCGGGCGCTTCGCTCCTGTTCTCGGCCGGGATGCCGGTAACGCAGGACCGTCGCACGCTGGCCTATCTCACGGCCGGCCCGTCGATGATCCGCACAAGCGGTGCTGGCGGGTCCGATAGCGCCGTCGGCGCAACCGTGGGTCTGGGCGTCGATCACATGATCACCGACTCGATGATGCTGCGCGGCGGTCTGTCCTACACGTCGATCGACGATGTGGGCAGCACCAACCTGGAAACCGGCACCACGAATGCGTCCGTCGGCATCGGCTTCAAATTCTGA
- a CDS encoding TRAP transporter small permease, giving the protein MTKFYIQTVEALIILGLCVMVGLTFTSAMMRFIPGVGGIFWAEEITRYVSIWVVFLAAGVGMRFGVHLSVDMLALAVPEGLRRALFIFAYIMSILFQGVLVYYGTQLAISNYAQQSASLQIPMTYAYAAIPVGAFIMLCETLRLIYLELTGHSTAAQPQAD; this is encoded by the coding sequence ATGACGAAGTTTTACATACAGACCGTCGAAGCGCTGATTATCCTTGGGCTGTGCGTCATGGTCGGCCTGACGTTCACCTCGGCGATGATGCGTTTCATCCCCGGCGTGGGCGGAATTTTCTGGGCTGAGGAGATCACCCGCTATGTCAGCATCTGGGTGGTGTTTCTGGCCGCTGGTGTGGGCATGCGTTTTGGTGTGCATCTGAGCGTGGATATGCTGGCGCTCGCCGTGCCCGAGGGGCTGCGCCGCGCGCTGTTCATCTTCGCCTACATCATGTCGATCCTGTTTCAGGGCGTGCTGGTCTACTATGGAACACAGCTGGCGATTTCGAATTACGCACAGCAATCAGCGTCTTTGCAGATACCCATGACATATGCTTACGCCGCCATTCCGGTTGGTGCGTTCATCATGCTGTGTGAGACCTTGCGCCTGATTTATCTGGAACTAACCGGCCATTCGACCGCAGCTCAGCCACAGGCTGACTGA
- a CDS encoding Gfo/Idh/MocA family protein: MTIRFAVCGTAFWAEQVHLPGLMAHSDLTVAGVWGRTPERTRALADPLGITAFDSFDSMLDAVDAVSFAVPPSVQAELAPIAIARGKHVILEKPLGPTIDGALTILRGLAENKVAGLCFLTRMFVDEMDAFVSEARAINPREGFATFRSGALLDGPYAGSAWRQEEHGALWDAAPHGLSVLVSVLGPIAEIAASLGDDGTYEFTCRHVNGGQSSFGLNLRDASVKLAESYRFQNGKTVELPSLPYNRKETFRKAADVLLQEISGRSDGKSAQLDLALHLVCVATAAQQSLSSADAFVRVQTPKP; encoded by the coding sequence GTGACCATCCGGTTTGCCGTTTGCGGAACTGCCTTCTGGGCTGAGCAGGTTCACTTGCCGGGCCTGATGGCCCACAGCGATCTGACGGTTGCAGGCGTTTGGGGCAGGACCCCTGAACGTACGAGGGCGCTGGCCGATCCCTTGGGGATCACCGCCTTTGACAGCTTCGACTCGATGCTTGACGCCGTCGACGCAGTGTCCTTTGCCGTGCCACCGTCAGTCCAGGCCGAACTTGCGCCCATCGCCATCGCGCGCGGAAAGCATGTGATACTGGAAAAGCCGCTGGGCCCAACCATCGATGGCGCACTGACGATTCTGCGCGGTTTGGCGGAAAACAAGGTGGCGGGCCTGTGCTTCCTGACCCGCATGTTTGTCGACGAGATGGATGCCTTCGTTTCCGAAGCCCGCGCGATCAATCCGCGCGAAGGCTTTGCGACATTCCGGTCTGGCGCGTTGCTGGACGGGCCTTACGCAGGTTCGGCATGGCGACAGGAAGAGCATGGCGCATTGTGGGATGCGGCGCCGCATGGGTTATCCGTCCTTGTTTCAGTGTTGGGGCCCATTGCGGAAATCGCCGCGTCGCTCGGGGACGACGGGACCTATGAATTTACCTGCCGTCACGTCAATGGCGGGCAGTCCAGCTTTGGCCTGAACCTGCGGGACGCATCGGTGAAGCTGGCCGAAAGCTATCGTTTCCAGAATGGAAAGACGGTTGAGCTGCCAAGTCTGCCGTACAATCGGAAAGAGACCTTCAGGAAAGCGGCAGATGTGCTTTTGCAGGAGATCTCGGGCAGATCTGACGGGAAAAGTGCGCAGCTTGATCTGGCGTTGCATCTGGTCTGTGTCGCCACGGCGGCGCAGCAAAGCCTTTCATCTGCGGACGCCTTCGTTCGGGTTCAGACACCCAAACCCTAG